The window CATATTCTAGTTCACCCCCTTGATCGATAGGAGATGCCGCACATATATTCCCGGCTATGCCCGTGGTCCTGCATTGGTTCCTGCCCACGACCGGTGACAGCCGGTCCATCGTGGGCGTCGACGATCGCGGCGGACGCAGCACGCACACCGACGGTGCGGCTCTGCGCGAGCCGGACATCGAATACCTGATCGACGTCGCCCGTGCCGCCGAGCGCACCGGATTCACCGGGGTGCTCACCCCGACCGGCACCTGGTGCGAGGACGCCTGGCTGACCACCGCGGCCATCGCCCTCGAGACCAGCACCCTGAAGTTCCTGGTCGCGTTCCGCCCCGGCTCGCTCTCCCCCACCCTGGCCGCCCAGATGGCCGCCACCTTCCAGCGGATCTCCCGCGGCCGGCTGATGCTCAACATCGTCACCGGCAGCGACGCCGCCGAGCAGCAGCGCTTCGGCGACTGGCTGGCCAAGGACGAGCGGTACGCCCGGACCGGCGAATTCCTGACCGTGCTGCGCGGCGCCTGGACCGGGCCGTTCGACTTCAAGGGCGAGCACTTCCACGTCGCCGGAGCCCTCGCGCCGCGCCGGTTCGACGCCCCGCCGATCTACTTCGGCGGCTCGTCGGAGGCCGCGCTGCGGGTCGCCACCGACCACGCCGAGGTCTACCTGACCTGGGGCGAGCCACCCACCGCGGTGGCCGGGAAGATCACCGCGCTGCGCGACCTCGGCTATACCGGACGATTCGGGATCCGGTTGCATGTGATCACCCGGGACACCGCGAAGCAGGCCTGGGCCGAGGCCGACGCCCTGCTCGACGCCCTCACTCCCGATCAGATCGCGGCGGCGCAGGCGTCCTTGCGCCAGGCCGACTCGGTCGGGCAACAGCGGATGCTCGCTCTCCACGGCGGCACCCGCGACGGACTGGAGATCTACCCCAATCTCTGGGCCGGCGTCGGACTCGTCCGACCCGGAGCCGGAACCGCCCTGGTCGGCAGCCACACCGAGGTCGCCGACCGGATCGCCGAGTACCACGACCTCGGCATCGACGAATTCATCCTCTCCGGATACCCGCACCTCGAGGAGGCGTACCACGCCGGTGAGGGCCTGCTGCCCGAACTCCGGCGTCGTGGCCTCCTCGGCTCCTCGACAGGAGAAATCGATAAATGACCACGTTCAGCCGGCGCGATCTGCTGCGTCTCGCCGCCGGTACCGGCGCCGCCGCACTGCTGGCGGCCTGCGCCGGCCCCGGCGGCTCCGACACCACCGACAAGGCCGCCACCGGTAACGGGCTCGCCGGGCCACGCGAGGGCGACATCTCCTTCGCCCACTGGCGGGCCGAGGACAAGGACGTCTTCGAGAAGATCCGGGCCGACTTCACCAAGATCAACGGCAAGATTTCGGTACGGCAGGACATCTCGCCGTCCGCCGACTACCAGAGCACCGCCATCCAGAAGCTGCGCGGCGGCTCGGTCGGCGACGCGTTCACCGCGTTCCGTGGCGCGCAGTTCCTGGACATCGCGAAGGCCGGGGTCTCCGCCGACCTGACCGGACAGGCGCTCCTGCAGAAGTACGAGTCCTCGCTGATCACCGCGGGCTCCGACGGCGGGAAGCAGCTCGGTGTGCCGTACCAGCTGGTCTTCAACACCCCGCTGGCCAACACCGACCTGATCGGTAAGGCCGGGCTCGGTGAGGCCCCGAAGGACTGGCAGGGCTTCCTGGCCCTGGCCGACAAGCTGAAGTCCCAGGGTGTCGCACCGATCGCCTGGCCCGGCGGCGACGCGGCCAACGCCGGACAGCTGCTCAACGTGCTGGTGGTCAACAACGCGCCGACCGACGACGCCCTCGGCAAGATCGAGACGGGTGAGCACAAGGTCACCGACGACTGGTTCCTCACCGTCCTCAAGCAGTACGCCGAACTGCGCCCGTACTTCCAGACAGGTGCGACGGGCACCAGCAGCGACGCCGCGCTCGCCCTGTTCGCCCAGGGTAAGGCGGCTCTGCTGGCCACCGGCTCGTTCCAGGTCGCGGGTGTGCGCAAGCTCGGCGCCACCTTCGGCATCGACCTGCTCGCGCCGATCACCACGACCGCCGACAAGGCGAAGTACGAGGGTGTCCACAACGCCACCTTCATCCTCGGCGTGAACGCCAAGTCCACCAAGCAGGGCGCGGCGCTGGCC of the Actinoplanes sichuanensis genome contains:
- a CDS encoding LLM class flavin-dependent oxidoreductase — translated: MPVVLHWFLPTTGDSRSIVGVDDRGGRSTHTDGAALREPDIEYLIDVARAAERTGFTGVLTPTGTWCEDAWLTTAAIALETSTLKFLVAFRPGSLSPTLAAQMAATFQRISRGRLMLNIVTGSDAAEQQRFGDWLAKDERYARTGEFLTVLRGAWTGPFDFKGEHFHVAGALAPRRFDAPPIYFGGSSEAALRVATDHAEVYLTWGEPPTAVAGKITALRDLGYTGRFGIRLHVITRDTAKQAWAEADALLDALTPDQIAAAQASLRQADSVGQQRMLALHGGTRDGLEIYPNLWAGVGLVRPGAGTALVGSHTEVADRIAEYHDLGIDEFILSGYPHLEEAYHAGEGLLPELRRRGLLGSSTGEIDK
- a CDS encoding extracellular solute-binding protein, whose product is MTTFSRRDLLRLAAGTGAAALLAACAGPGGSDTTDKAATGNGLAGPREGDISFAHWRAEDKDVFEKIRADFTKINGKISVRQDISPSADYQSTAIQKLRGGSVGDAFTAFRGAQFLDIAKAGVSADLTGQALLQKYESSLITAGSDGGKQLGVPYQLVFNTPLANTDLIGKAGLGEAPKDWQGFLALADKLKSQGVAPIAWPGGDAANAGQLLNVLVVNNAPTDDALGKIETGEHKVTDDWFLTVLKQYAELRPYFQTGATGTSSDAALALFAQGKAALLATGSFQVAGVRKLGATFGIDLLAPITTTADKAKYEGVHNATFILGVNAKSTKQGAALAWLEYLSDPVVAGAYANGTAQHVTVKGVEYTNADLKALAPWLTRKTALAPRFQFTNLDVRSAVENATVQVAGGKSPEQAAEEAQKVIDQKKK